From a region of the Nostoc sp. UHCC 0870 genome:
- a CDS encoding DUF6883 domain-containing protein has product MKIPPDAIIADEKITRYLLVPREQDDKSKFLAQAGFIQDNPELLKAAIRQLADSTEAIQDRDNEYGVFYRVTGELIGLKGRNLAVITVWLQRAVDGKFQLITLKPNKESANEL; this is encoded by the coding sequence ATGAAAATTCCTCCTGATGCTATTATTGCTGACGAAAAAATCACCCGCTACTTATTAGTACCGAGAGAACAAGATGATAAATCAAAGTTTCTCGCCCAAGCTGGATTTATACAAGACAACCCAGAACTATTGAAAGCAGCAATTCGGCAACTGGCAGATTCAACAGAAGCAATACAAGATAGAGATAATGAATATGGGGTGTTCTATCGAGTTACTGGTGAATTAATCGGCTTAAAGGGGCGAAACCTAGCAGTGATTACAGTTTGGCTGCAAAGGGCTGTTGACGGCAAGTTTCAGTTGATCACCCTCAAACCTAACAAGGAGTCTGCAAATGAACTTTGA
- a CDS encoding type II toxin-antitoxin system RelE/ParE family toxin has protein sequence MNPKPYVLSEQAEEDLARIYAYIARDNLDAAEQMLSKLLSACELLTDNPRIGEKVAKLLSAAMQRLKTLPREGFIKIFQLLP, from the coding sequence ATGAACCCAAAACCTTATGTTCTCTCCGAGCAAGCAGAAGAAGACTTGGCGAGAATTTATGCTTATATTGCGCGAGATAATCTAGATGCTGCCGAACAGATGCTCTCTAAACTGCTTTCAGCCTGTGAGTTGCTGACAGATAACCCCAGAATAGGGGAGAAAGTAGCGAAGCTGCTATCAGCCGCCATGCAACGGCTGAAAACGCTACCCAGAGAGGGTTTCATCAAAATTTTTCAACTTTTACCCTAA
- a CDS encoding DUF2839 domain-containing protein encodes MGEAKRRKQLDPNYGKANSQNHAMRELMYLTTDEKGLRWLDIMHKSLSRYPGTLIRQELEAKGYTQDVEKFNKLCHATEEELLAYTMQAVHLFCHLDPNFSFKNYSLFKSEDMGHVIKSYMYAILRIFDVERKTTLAV; translated from the coding sequence ATGGGTGAAGCTAAACGTCGGAAACAGCTAGATCCAAATTATGGAAAGGCTAATTCTCAAAATCATGCAATGAGAGAATTAATGTATTTAACAACAGATGAAAAAGGATTAAGGTGGCTTGATATTATGCACAAGTCATTAAGCCGATATCCAGGAACATTAATTAGGCAAGAGCTTGAAGCCAAAGGATACACACAAGACGTAGAAAAATTTAACAAATTATGTCATGCAACGGAGGAAGAATTGCTTGCGTATACGATGCAAGCAGTGCATTTATTTTGTCATTTAGACCCGAACTTTAGTTTTAAAAATTATAGTCTATTCAAGTCAGAAGATATGGGTCATGTCATCAAATCTTATATGTATGCAATACTACGTATTTTCGACGTAGAAAGGAAAACTACATTGGCAGTTTGA
- a CDS encoding type II toxin-antitoxin system ParD family antitoxin has product MNISLTPELEAFVQKQVESGLYHSQSEVIREGLRLLKRFNDHSEEYKLWLNQQIAIGLDQLDNGQTLSAEGARDRIRNKAQKFMKKSDS; this is encoded by the coding sequence ATGAATATTTCCCTGACTCCTGAGCTAGAAGCGTTTGTGCAGAAACAGGTTGAGTCTGGTTTATACCATTCTCAAAGTGAAGTGATTCGGGAAGGATTACGTCTGTTGAAACGTTTTAACGACCATTCCGAGGAATATAAACTGTGGCTCAATCAACAGATTGCCATTGGTCTAGACCAACTTGACAATGGCCAAACTCTGAGTGCCGAAGGCGCACGCGATCGCATTCGCAACAAGGCGCAAAAGTTTATGAAAAAATCCGACTCATGA
- a CDS encoding transcriptional regulator KorA encodes MLKKLAISAIILSLIGCASGINTSNTKENILSVNHKNNSVQELKTPPTNTQKNPVSSSQQPDIKTNKNSSPVNEVTKYEEFQHSSQNILNSTRNDLQLGLISSQQAETQFLKIRNDARVSPETRIIAHNLIMDLKQGEVDKQTTISETNISQIEGLFYDELISEYEKERRIHLEKIRAAKLKIKLVNAMIKDEEEFKKRLKIDMGKKV; translated from the coding sequence ATGCTTAAAAAATTAGCCATATCAGCGATTATACTTTCTTTAATAGGGTGTGCCAGTGGCATTAATACCTCTAATACAAAAGAAAATATATTATCTGTAAATCACAAAAATAACAGTGTTCAAGAGCTAAAAACTCCTCCAACAAACACGCAAAAAAATCCAGTTAGTTCTTCTCAGCAACCAGATATAAAAACAAATAAAAATTCATCTCCAGTTAATGAGGTTACAAAATATGAAGAATTTCAACATTCATCCCAAAATATATTAAATTCGACTCGAAACGATCTTCAACTTGGACTGATTAGTTCTCAACAAGCTGAAACACAGTTTTTAAAAATAAGAAATGATGCTCGTGTTAGCCCCGAAACACGGATAATAGCACACAATCTTATTATGGATTTAAAGCAGGGCGAAGTAGATAAACAAACTACTATATCTGAAACGAATATCAGCCAAATTGAAGGGCTGTTTTATGACGAATTAATTTCTGAATATGAAAAAGAAAGAAGAATTCATCTTGAAAAAATACGTGCAGCAAAATTAAAAATAAAGCTCGTTAATGCCATGATTAAGGATGAAGAGGAATTTAAAAAACGATTAAAAATAGACATGGGGAAGAAAGTATAA
- a CDS encoding tyrosine-type recombinase/integrase — translation MKVDGNGQGKILSQDELRRLFTEGLLTPRDRALFGICLFTGCRVSEALALQTTDIKSGAITFRKSTTKGKHKTRIVDIPPGLAAILDEYQPKPGAIFPGMRGVTERLTRFMADKILRDACKRIGVEGVSTHSFRRTALTQMSSAGIPLRTIQEISGHSDLGTLQRYLEVTPEQKRKAVSVIGF, via the coding sequence ATGAAAGTAGACGGCAACGGGCAAGGCAAGATATTAAGCCAAGACGAATTGAGGCGATTGTTCACCGAAGGGTTATTGACCCCACGCGATCGCGCTCTGTTTGGCATCTGCCTGTTTACTGGTTGTCGCGTATCAGAAGCTCTAGCACTACAGACGACTGATATTAAATCTGGTGCTATCACTTTCCGCAAGTCTACCACCAAAGGTAAGCATAAAACCCGGATTGTGGATATCCCACCAGGGCTGGCAGCAATTCTTGACGAATACCAACCCAAACCAGGGGCAATATTCCCAGGTATGCGCGGTGTAACTGAACGTCTGACCCGATTCATGGCAGACAAGATTTTACGCGATGCCTGCAAGCGGATTGGGGTAGAAGGAGTTAGCACCCATTCGTTTAGGCGAACTGCCCTCACGCAGATGTCGAGCGCGGGGATACCTTTGAGAACTATTCAGGAAATCTCTGGACATAGTGACTTGGGGACTTTGCAACGATATCTGGAGGTTACGCCAGAGCAGAAGCGAAAGGCTGTTTCGGTGATTGGGTTTTAG
- a CDS encoding DUF4926 domain-containing protein, giving the protein MNFELYQRVALNRDLDEYQLKKGDVATLIDFVPHPSNGEQGCVLEVFNATGESIAVVIVPITDIKPLRNHEILSVRSLVEI; this is encoded by the coding sequence ATGAACTTTGAACTATACCAGCGTGTCGCTTTAAATCGGGACTTGGATGAATATCAATTAAAAAAAGGTGATGTAGCAACCTTAATTGATTTTGTCCCTCATCCCAGCAATGGCGAACAAGGATGTGTTCTAGAAGTATTCAATGCAACTGGTGAATCAATCGCTGTTGTCATTGTTCCCATAACTGATATTAAACCACTGCGAAATCACGAAATTTTGAGCGTTCGCTCTTTGGTGGAAATTTAG
- a CDS encoding relaxase/mobilization nuclease domain-containing protein: MTGSLLLPLIGGNMSGRNSRELAKEFRVSRQLNPDAERVVYHVSLSAAKDDVISEDKWCEIGNRYMKEMGFDANQFVIFRHENTDDDHVHIAASRIRMDTGKVVHDSWDYVRSEKVLRQIEIDYDLVQVQGSRERLNRTQSTGQFRRIKREQEEYEQGKRDTPPEPSIKELVQQTIDNASVDNPQMPTLIMRLQQTGISVRTGFTRNGKSKGISYEKDGIAFSGTQLGAAYTFPGLQKHLRIDYQPQRDDARIEQLLNNPVGRTVENQQPINAIAENEAQPLTTDKPKLNQNQAIELYQYYSGDLQSLLVIDRDKEIALRALLDNHPAPDVEEIVKASPAGWTNDEAKTLVLIATNQLALDREQKQREPQFTPPPEDESLRPVLQHFLTQKRGISNFLVHPLQEQGLGYIDQQRNVVFIKRDLNGKKSGALVWDTTRPDNRCSQYPENTQSNQGWFQVNLGGKSDDKIERVFLCDSPIDALTMAEIDRKAHKGMPPVRTMYMVVDDPHNLPLSVLKNVSRIGLAFNKDKQGQETASAVLELLPQSKILPPDNHTWNQDLLERLHHEQEKRFQQQRGFSR, encoded by the coding sequence ATGACAGGCTCGCTACTTTTACCCCTAATTGGCGGTAACATGAGTGGCAGAAATTCCAGAGAACTTGCTAAAGAATTTCGGGTGTCTCGACAACTAAATCCAGATGCCGAACGAGTTGTTTATCATGTCTCATTATCAGCAGCCAAGGATGATGTAATCTCTGAAGATAAATGGTGTGAAATTGGCAATCGCTACATGAAAGAGATGGGCTTTGATGCCAATCAGTTTGTCATCTTCCGCCACGAAAATACTGACGATGATCATGTCCACATTGCCGCCAGCCGCATCAGGATGGACACAGGTAAAGTTGTGCATGATTCCTGGGATTATGTACGCTCTGAAAAAGTCCTACGTCAGATTGAAATTGACTATGATTTAGTGCAAGTCCAGGGCAGTAGAGAAAGATTAAATCGCACACAAAGCACAGGACAATTTCGGCGCATTAAACGAGAGCAAGAAGAATATGAGCAAGGTAAGCGCGATACCCCACCAGAACCCAGCATAAAGGAATTAGTTCAGCAGACAATTGATAACGCATCTGTTGATAATCCCCAGATGCCAACGTTAATTATGCGCTTGCAGCAAACAGGCATTAGTGTAAGGACAGGATTTACCAGGAATGGTAAGTCTAAAGGTATTTCTTATGAGAAAGATGGAATTGCTTTTAGTGGTACACAGTTAGGTGCAGCTTACACCTTCCCAGGATTGCAAAAACATCTCCGAATTGACTATCAGCCACAACGGGATGATGCACGAATTGAGCAGCTGTTAAACAATCCTGTTGGGCGAACAGTTGAGAACCAACAACCCATAAATGCAATTGCTGAAAATGAAGCTCAACCTTTAACCACAGATAAACCAAAGCTAAACCAGAATCAAGCAATCGAGTTATATCAGTATTACAGTGGTGACTTGCAAAGTTTATTAGTGATTGACCGAGACAAAGAAATTGCTTTAAGGGCATTATTAGATAATCACCCAGCCCCAGATGTAGAAGAGATTGTCAAAGCCAGTCCCGCCGGATGGACTAATGATGAAGCTAAAACATTAGTTCTAATTGCTACCAATCAACTGGCATTGGATAGAGAGCAAAAACAGCGTGAACCCCAGTTTACACCACCACCAGAAGATGAAAGCCTACGCCCAGTATTACAGCATTTCTTGACTCAAAAGCGCGGTATCTCCAATTTCCTTGTACACCCATTACAGGAGCAGGGGTTGGGTTACATAGACCAGCAGCGAAATGTTGTGTTTATCAAGCGGGATTTAAATGGTAAAAAATCAGGCGCACTGGTTTGGGATACCACACGCCCAGACAATCGCTGTTCACAGTACCCTGAAAACACCCAATCAAATCAGGGTTGGTTTCAAGTCAACTTGGGTGGAAAATCAGACGATAAAATCGAGAGAGTATTTTTGTGTGACTCCCCCATTGATGCACTGACAATGGCAGAGATTGATAGGAAGGCACACAAGGGAATGCCACCAGTGAGAACAATGTATATGGTGGTGGATGACCCGCATAACTTACCGCTATCCGTCCTTAAAAACGTCAGCAGGATTGGTCTGGCATTTAATAAGGATAAGCAAGGTCAAGAAACCGCCAGTGCTGTACTAGAATTGCTGCCCCAAAGCAAGATACTTCCGCCCGATAATCATACTTGGAATCAGGATTTACTAGAACGGTTGCACCACGAGCAAGAGAAACGTTTTCAGCAGCAAAGAGGTTTTAGTCGGTGA
- a CDS encoding ParA family protein, which yields MSTSDKQCRIIALFNQAGGVAKSTLTQNLGYHLAKREHRVLLIDIDPQASLTKFMGLVPSQLQKTVADAIINEQPLPIHEGIHGMDLVPANRVLSGAEMQLVSAAMRDLRLKEAIEPVLGEYDFILIDCPPSLGLLSYISLVAATHVLVPVETHLKAFEGTDELLQTITHVKNKANRKIQIVGFVPTRYAQQNSADKRALAAIQEQLSAWGRIFPAIPRATAFVDATEERAPLAVFDPKHSVVPILEEIALALEAL from the coding sequence GTGTCAACTTCAGACAAGCAATGCCGCATTATAGCCCTGTTTAATCAGGCGGGTGGTGTCGCCAAATCGACACTGACCCAAAACCTGGGATACCACCTAGCAAAACGAGAACACCGCGTTCTCCTCATCGACATAGACCCCCAAGCATCCTTAACCAAATTCATGGGGTTAGTGCCATCTCAGTTACAAAAAACCGTTGCTGATGCCATTATCAACGAGCAGCCCTTACCGATTCATGAGGGCATTCACGGTATGGACTTAGTTCCAGCTAACAGAGTTCTGAGTGGAGCAGAAATGCAGTTAGTAAGTGCTGCCATGCGCGACTTGCGCCTCAAGGAAGCCATTGAACCAGTTTTAGGGGAATACGATTTCATCCTTATAGATTGCCCCCCCAGTTTAGGGTTACTTTCTTACATTTCCTTAGTTGCTGCCACACACGTTCTAGTACCAGTCGAAACTCATCTCAAAGCCTTTGAGGGAACTGACGAACTGTTACAAACTATCACCCACGTAAAAAATAAAGCTAACCGCAAAATCCAAATAGTAGGGTTTGTTCCTACGCGGTATGCTCAACAGAACTCAGCCGATAAACGAGCATTGGCAGCCATCCAAGAACAACTTTCGGCTTGGGGTCGTATCTTCCCAGCCATTCCCAGAGCCACCGCTTTTGTTGATGCGACAGAAGAACGTGCGCCCCTAGCAGTATTTGACCCTAAACACTCAGTAGTCCCTATCCTTGAAGAAATAGCTTTGGCTTTGGAGGCTTTGTGA
- a CDS encoding ParB/RepB/Spo0J family partition protein, which produces MRRKQTEKPFGGQITTPPPAPWLDSPEAETSPATETTVKLEDIVLPPHQPRRYFDPQALKELVESVKQHGILQPLLVRPGSEGKYELVAGERRYRAAQEVKLKAVPVVVRELSDDQAFQLALIENLQREDLNPVEETEGILHLLAIRLHCDVEAVKSLLYRMKNAHSKEEQQPPDSLDESRRNVSPNSESTESGDNISDNLDEDIESRRNVSPKVDLEQSKTVQQVFESLGLMNWLSFTTKRLPLLNLPEEILMALREGKLEYTKAQALARVKDEELRLELLSRAIANDWSLSQIKEQIIANISSEPPSSKTPNQIPERLKDITQRIKKRQLWKEPRKQKQIENLINKLEALLGDE; this is translated from the coding sequence ATAAGACGTAAGCAAACTGAAAAACCCTTTGGGGGACAAATTACAACTCCACCCCCTGCACCTTGGTTAGACTCACCAGAAGCAGAAACATCACCAGCTACCGAAACTACTGTCAAGCTGGAAGATATAGTTCTACCCCCACACCAACCCAGACGATACTTTGACCCACAAGCCTTAAAGGAATTAGTTGAGTCAGTTAAACAGCATGGCATCCTCCAACCTCTGTTAGTGCGTCCAGGGTCGGAGGGGAAATACGAATTAGTAGCAGGAGAACGACGCTATCGGGCAGCACAAGAAGTAAAGCTTAAAGCTGTGCCTGTGGTTGTGCGTGAGCTATCGGATGACCAAGCATTTCAGTTGGCTTTGATTGAAAACCTACAACGAGAAGACCTAAACCCAGTTGAAGAAACTGAAGGTATTTTACACTTGTTGGCAATCCGGCTGCATTGCGATGTAGAAGCTGTCAAATCCTTGCTGTACCGCATGAAGAACGCTCACAGCAAAGAAGAACAGCAGCCACCAGACTCATTAGATGAATCTAGGAGAAACGTTTCTCCTAACTCAGAATCAACGGAATCGGGGGATAACATTTCTGACAATTTAGATGAGGATATAGAATCTAGGAGAAACGTTTCTCCTAAAGTGGATTTGGAGCAATCAAAGACGGTACAACAGGTATTTGAGAGCCTGGGGCTGATGAATTGGCTATCGTTTACCACCAAGCGTTTACCGTTGCTCAATCTGCCCGAAGAAATTTTAATGGCACTGCGAGAAGGCAAGCTGGAATACACCAAAGCCCAAGCTCTGGCACGGGTAAAAGATGAAGAACTGCGACTTGAACTATTGTCAAGGGCAATAGCTAATGATTGGTCTTTAAGCCAAATAAAAGAACAAATCATCGCCAACATTTCATCTGAACCACCGTCATCTAAAACACCTAACCAAATACCAGAACGGCTAAAAGATATCACCCAGCGCATTAAAAAGCGTCAGCTATGGAAAGAACCACGAAAGCAAAAGCAGATAGAAAACCTGATAAACAAGCTAGAAGCCTTACTAGGGGATGAGTGA
- a CDS encoding DEAD/DEAH box helicase, translating to MIITTEPKASRLGANLIACHVEGKLENNVNWAEVDAVEALIEELLEAGYCLNPTDSDNTIGVISPYRRQVDALTQRLKSRWTDFSKQSIGTVHTFQGGQKSVIIFSTRQCSATDSLWFINRRPNLLNVAVSRARELFILVGNLGRISSGGHTRELVEYIKEFGEMR from the coding sequence ATGATCATCACAACTGAGCCTAAAGCTTCTCGGTTAGGTGCTAACCTGATTGCTTGCCATGTGGAAGGGAAGCTGGAGAACAACGTTAATTGGGCAGAAGTTGATGCAGTAGAAGCGTTGATTGAGGAGTTGTTAGAGGCGGGTTATTGCTTAAATCCTACTGACTCTGACAACACAATTGGGGTGATTTCGCCTTACCGTCGTCAAGTAGATGCGCTGACTCAACGTTTAAAATCTCGCTGGACAGATTTTTCAAAGCAGAGCATTGGCACAGTTCACACGTTCCAAGGTGGACAGAAGTCAGTGATAATTTTCTCGACCCGTCAATGCTCTGCAACTGATAGTCTCTGGTTTATTAATCGGCGGCCTAATCTACTCAATGTTGCTGTTAGCAGAGCGCGAGAACTGTTTATTTTGGTCGGGAATTTGGGACGAATTTCTTCAGGGGGGCATACGAGGGAATTGGTTGAATATATCAAGGAATTTGGAGAGATGCGTTAA
- a CDS encoding ParA family protein yields MISLQVQSSTQNTEAYNRIIQIWKQIPNSYKEADLEANLVQPILNTLGLNLAQVKAKPNFGGGIGLSPDKLIYKNLDQPPILVIENKKRVPGLASASEAEFIDICKENTLYKEAVGYIPNGIKQYLNKDIVPPQFLASYGLVFNGDFFQIWRRVDGLIFPLTQIQKVTEHSLPKLIRQLEYCLHSQNRALVTAIWNRKGGVAKTTNTINLGATLAVEGKKVLLIDLDTQTDLTRGLGIDSNLYSNYLSKYIDQLQTKNFEEARKILHSVIQKRQFPTSDRKTYSLDILPGETESLKGLLHSSDFDDAQKLQFFKQLLSQVMDVYDYIFIDVSPVYDILTRCVLFSCDTILTPVDYSRKSLHHAIQIYQKTIPTIREFRSKKNLLHIAPWNLGLVFSNCPLDIGVQLESCIQKELDSKSFTGKKCETHLKAYAQAKLAEFQQIPVVSWQNSPITRLYLDLAKEVFLTHNFLDN; encoded by the coding sequence GTGATTAGCTTACAAGTCCAAAGCTCAACACAAAATACTGAAGCCTACAATAGAATTATTCAAATATGGAAACAAATACCAAATTCATACAAGGAAGCTGACCTAGAAGCTAATCTTGTACAACCTATTTTAAATACACTAGGGCTTAACTTAGCTCAAGTAAAAGCCAAACCAAATTTTGGTGGAGGAATTGGCTTATCACCTGACAAACTGATTTATAAAAATTTAGATCAGCCTCCTATTTTAGTTATTGAAAATAAAAAAAGAGTCCCTGGTTTAGCTAGTGCATCAGAAGCAGAATTCATAGATATTTGTAAGGAAAATACACTCTATAAAGAAGCCGTAGGTTATATACCTAATGGCATTAAACAATATTTGAATAAAGATATTGTGCCTCCCCAGTTTCTTGCTTCTTATGGACTGGTATTTAATGGTGACTTTTTTCAAATTTGGAGAAGAGTAGATGGGTTAATTTTCCCCTTGACCCAAATTCAAAAAGTTACAGAACACAGCCTTCCCAAGTTAATACGACAACTAGAATATTGTTTGCATAGCCAAAATCGTGCCTTAGTAACTGCTATTTGGAATCGAAAAGGTGGAGTTGCCAAAACTACTAATACTATTAATTTAGGTGCAACATTGGCAGTAGAAGGTAAAAAAGTTTTGCTTATAGATTTAGACACTCAAACCGATCTTACTAGGGGCTTGGGGATAGATTCTAACCTTTACTCTAATTATTTAAGTAAATATATTGATCAACTTCAGACTAAGAATTTTGAGGAAGCGAGAAAGATTTTACATAGTGTTATTCAGAAGCGTCAATTCCCAACTTCTGATAGAAAAACATACAGTTTGGACATCTTACCTGGTGAAACAGAATCTTTAAAAGGATTGTTACATAGCTCTGATTTTGATGATGCACAAAAATTACAGTTTTTTAAGCAACTTCTTTCACAAGTTATGGACGTGTATGACTACATCTTTATAGACGTATCCCCTGTTTACGATATTCTTACACGATGTGTACTTTTTTCTTGTGACACCATTTTAACGCCTGTAGACTACAGTAGAAAATCTCTCCATCATGCAATCCAGATTTATCAGAAAACTATTCCTACAATTCGTGAATTTAGGAGTAAAAAGAACTTATTACATATTGCCCCCTGGAACTTAGGATTGGTTTTTAGCAACTGTCCTCTGGACATTGGAGTACAGCTAGAAAGCTGTATTCAAAAAGAATTAGATTCAAAATCTTTTACAGGTAAAAAATGTGAAACGCATTTAAAAGCTTATGCCCAAGCTAAACTAGCAGAATTTCAGCAAATCCCTGTGGTATCTTGGCAGAACTCCCCTATTACTCGGCTTTATTTAGACCTCGCTAAAGAGGTATTTCTTACCCATAACTTCTTAGATAATTAA